The Ornithinibacillus sp. 4-3 region ACGTTCTCCCAGGGCAAGGTTTTTCAGAAGAAGAAGTACTTACCTTAGTTGCTTCTGCTGAAAATAATTCTGAGCATCCACTTGCAGAAGCTATCGTAAAAGGCGCTAAAGCAATGCGCGTTCAAATTAAAGAAACAGATTCTTTTGAAGCAATACCTGGATACGGTATTCAGGCCTCTGTAGATGGAAAAATGATTTTTGTCGGTACAAGAAAGCTGATGAAACGAGAAAACATTGATGTTTCTTCTGTAGAAGATAGCATGGTTAAACTTGAATCCGACGGAAAAACAGCAATGTTAATTGGATTGGAAAATCAACTGGCTGGTGTTATTGCGGTGGCAGATACAGTAAAAGAAACGTCTAAAGCTGCTATTAAGAGAATGCATGAGCAAGGATTAGAAGTTATTATGTTGACCGGAGATAATCAACGAACTGCGGATGCGATTGGTAAACAAGTAGGTATTGACCGTGTAATTGCAGAAGTTGTTCCAGAACAAAAAGCAGAAGAAATTAAAAAACTCCAGTTAGAAGGTAAGAAAGTTGCGATGGTCGGTGATGGTGTCAATGATGCACCAGCACTCGCAGTAGCAGATATCGGAATGGCAATTGGTACAGGTACAGATGTAGCCATCGAAGCAGCAGATATTACACTTATGCGTGGAGATTTAAATAGTGTGGCAGACAGTGTACAAATCAGTGAAAAAACGATGCGTAATATCAAGCAAAATCTATTTTTTGCTTTCTTCTATAATACAGCATCCATTCCAATTGCTGCCGTCGGTTTACTTGCTCCATGGGTTGCTGGAGCAGCAATGGCATTTAGCTCCGTGTCTGTTGTCTTAAATGCTTTACGATTACAACGCTTGAAATTAAAAGGAGGCCAGTAATATGTCTATTAAAAAATGGGTTTCCTTAGGGATCATCTATGTAATAGCAGTTTTTACGGCATTCGGTATTATTACAGGACAGAATCCCTTTGCCAGTAAAGGAATGGAACATAATGAACACGGACATGAAGGGATGAATCATTCAGCTGAAGAAATGTCCAGTTCTGGAGAAATCCCTATAGGTCTTAAAGAAGCAGTAGACCCGACATTTGAAATTGGCAGTGAAGTAATAATTAACGCTGACCACATGCCTGGAATGGATGGTGCTGTTGCGAAAATCTCCGGTGCATTTGATACGACTGTTTATACAGTATCTTATACTACAGATGATGGACAAGAAATCGAGAATCATAAGTGGGTGATTCATGAAGAATTGGAAAATCCACAGGCTGCACCACTAGAATCTGGTACAGAAGTTATATTGAATACAGATCATATGGAAGGGATGTACGGTGCTAATGCAGAAATCGAATCAGCTGAAGAAACCACTGTCTATATGATTGATTTTGAAACAACAGATACTGGAGAAGATGTCCAATACCATAAATGGGTAACAGAGGAAGAATTATTGCCTGTAGAGTAAGAGTTATTATGTAAATTCTCTCATAGTACTTGACGAAGTAAATGGAAATGCAATGAATCATAATATGAAAGCAAATCAAAGGAGGAAGAAAGTATGAATCATAGCCACCATCCCCATAATCATTCAGGTAAATCAGAGGTAAAAACAACGGTAACGTATAAAGATGGAAAGATATCTATAACCCTAGAAGATAATACAGGAAAAGTACCAGAACTTGCTTTAGCACATGAAAAAGAAATGCACTTTATCATGGTGTCCAATAATTTGGAACAATACTATCATTTACATCCGAAAAAAGAGCAGGAAGGCCTTTATACCATTCAACAACCTTTAAAGGATGGAACCTATAAAGCTTTCGTTGATATCACGCCAAAAGATAAGGCATATCAGGTAGCTCCCAATACAGTTCAGGTCGGAACTAGTGAAACTGGTAAAGCTGTCTTAGATCATGACTATGATTGGACCAAAGAAGTGGATGGTAAGACTGTTATTTTAGAGGATGTCAAAGCAGAGGCTGGTAAAGCAGTTCCACTAGATTTTAATATGCATGGAGAAACTCCTGAAGCACATTTAGGTGCTTTAGGTCATGTAGTCATTGTGGATGAAGCTGCAGAACACTATATCCATGTTCACCCAGATTCAGAAGATACAACAAGCTTTCATGCTCTTTTTCCGAAGCAAGGAATGTATAAAATTTGGGCAGAATTTCAATTTGGTGATAAGGTACACACCTATTCATTCATTATTGAAGTTAGTAAATAAGTAATGGCATATTACCTGGAGGAGGTAAGTTAATAGATGGCTAAATATAATTTAGAAATCTTTACAAGACCAACTTGTTCAGATTGTCAGGACTTGAAAAACTTTTTGGAAGAACATCAAATTCCACATAAACAGTATGATTTAGCAAAGCAACCTGAGAAAGAAAAAGAGTTGAAAAAGATAACGGGCAATCGAATCGTTCCTGGCATCGTTTTTTCTCAATCTTCTATGTTAGGTTTAAGGAAAAAAGCTAAAAGTATGACAGGATTTGAGCAAAATAAAGAAGAAATAAAAAAGCTGTTAGAAATTAGCTAATAAAAATAAACAGATTCCATAAAGAAATTTGATAAACATTTTATTTCTTTATGGAATATTGTTTTACTATTTTAAATACCCTACATATTGTATATCAGGGGTATAGGGGGAGTCCATATGGATAAGAAGATAAAAATCACTGTCAATGGAGGTATCGGATTTGGATCAAAATTAAATGCCAAACAGCTACTGACCATTTCCAAGTATATGGATGAGAACGAAGAGCTGGAATTAACCACATTTCAACAGCTTTATATAGAAATACCAGAAAACAATAAAGATGAAATTATAAAGGAATTTGAAAAGGCTGGATTGTCTTGTTATCCGGTAGGAAATTATATCAAGAGCTTGAGAACATGTAACTTCTGCAAAGGAGAAGAAAGAGAAGGAATGCCTGTAGCAAAAGAACTCAATAAGCGATTTGCCGGCAAACAGGTTCCTTTTACATTAAAGATGGCTTATACAGGCTGTCCAATTGGATGTGGAGAACCAATGGTGAGTGATATAGGCGTTATGAAGTTTAAAGATCAGTACAATTTATATGTAGGTGGAAAAGGCAAAGGATTTGATGCAGAAGTTGGTACACTTCTGAAAGAGAACTTAGATCCGAAAGATTTATACGAAATCATAGAGATCATTATTGATAGCTATGCACAGCTAGGCAAGAAAAGAGAAACATTCTTTAAATTTTGGAGAAGAATTGGGAAAGAACAATTGGTGAATATATAAATAATGGATTTTTAAGTGCTTTAATACTGGTAACATTGGAGGTAAAAAAACGATGTCTACACATACAAATACCATTTCACAACCAGATCCTAAACGATGGAAGGCACTGTTTCTGCTATGTTTTGCAAACTTTCTTGTAATAATGGATGCATCTATTATTCAGATAGCATTACCTTCTATTAAGGAAGCGCTTGGTTATACGCAAGAGAGCTTGCAATGGGTGATGAGTGCTTTTCTTCTTTTCTTTGGAGGGTTTCTTTTATTAGGGGGAAGATTAGCAGATTTATTTGGTAATCGACGTATATTTAATTTAGGAGTTGTCATTTTAGCTATTTCATCTTTATTTGCGGGTTTAGCCTGGAGTGAAATGATTCTGAATATATCCCGTGCGGTTCAAGGTATGGGATCCGCATTAATTGCTCCTGCAGCACTCTCTATGGTTATGCAACTGTTTTCTTTTAGTAATAAAGAAAAGGGGAAAGCACTTGCCTTTTGGGGGTTATCTGGTGCAGCTGGTGGAGCATTTGGAATTGTTTTAGGAGGAGTGCTTACAGGATTCTTTAGCTGGCGCTGGCCGTTGCTTATTTATGTTCCACTTAGTGCTCTTGTTCTTATTTTAAGCCCAATGCTTTTACGAAAATCTGATCGTATAGTTAAGGGAAATATTGATTATATTGGAGCAGTTTTAGTTACTGCATCCCTTATGTTGATTGTATATGGCATTGTAACAGCAGAACACAGTGGGTGGCAGTCATCGAATACAATTATTTCTCTTATCGTTGGTGTAGTCTTGTTTCTCATCTTCTTATTAGTTGAATCGAAAACGAAAGAAGCTCTATTACCTTTAAATATATTTAAAACACCTCATTTAGGTATTGGGAATATAGGTGTCTTTTTCGTTCAGGCAGCATGGTTCCCATTGATGTATATGGTTATTCTTTATTTACAGCAAGTTTTACAATTTTCTCCATCTGCTGGAGCAATGGCCGTATTACCTGTACCTATATTTATGGCATTTTTCATGGTGGTAGTAGCAGAAAAAGTACTGGCTAAATTCGGGATGAAAATGACAATGATTCTTGGATTTATTATCCTTGGTGCAGGAAATATTTTATTCTCACAATTAGCTACTGTAGATGGAACCTATGTAATAAGTGTATTATTTCCTTCGTTTTTTGCAGCACTTGGTAACGCACTGGCTTATTTAGCAGCTACAACTGCTTCTGTATCAGAAGTCGAATCGGAAAAATCAGGAGTAGCCTCCGGTCTATACAATACTAATTTTCAAATTGGTTCTGCAATCGGTCTTGCAATTATGGTTGCTATCGCTGGTACAACTACAAATTCCAGTAATGCTACTTCTGCAGTGACGGCACTGAATGAAGGATTTCAGCAAGCCTTCTTCTGGTCAGGAATTGTGGCATTTATTGGAGCAATACTAGCTCTGTTGTTTATGCGTTCTAAAAAGTAGAAAGGCTTTATAATACTTTTGATTTAAAGCAGCATATTTAAATATTTGAAACGATTCAAATTAATTTCGATTTTAATGAAATGGCACAAAACTAAGCATTGGTTTTGTGCCATTATTATTTGAGGTGAATTCATTTTTTAATTTTTTATCAACTATCTTGCTTTACACTATATTGTAATGTAAGATAGTATAAACAAAGAAAGAATTTGAGGTGAGAACCTTGTCTACGACTAGTCAAATGCTAAAAGGTTTATTAGATGGAAGTTTACTTGCATTGATCGCAAAAGGGGAAACTTATGGCTATGAAATTACAGAAAAGTTGAAAGAGCATCACTTTGCTGTCGTAAGTGAAGGGAGTATTTATCCTGTATTAATGCGATTACAAAAGAACAATTATGTAACAACTGTGCTAAGAAAATCACCAAGTGGGCCGAAAAGAAAATATTATTCTATTACAAAAGAGGGAAAAGAAGAACTAGAGAGGTTTAAAAAACATTGGAATAAGCTGTCATCTGGTGTATTTTCACTACTAAAAGAAGGAGATGACGAGGATGTTATCTAAGAAAGCAAATCAATTTATGATTGAATTAAAGATGTATTTGATGTCAAAGGGGAAGAAGGATAAAGAAATTAATGAAATTTTAGATGAATTAGAGGATCATTTAATACAAGCAGAGGCAGAAGGTAAAAGTATTCGAGATATCACTGGAGATTCTCCGCGGGCATATATGAAAAGTGTTGGTCAAGAAATGAGCTTTGATGGAAAACAATTCTTAAGTTTAGTTCCTATGACTGCCTTACTATTAATAGCATTTATGGCTTTTACTCCATCTATCCAAGGTGACTTCTCTCTTTCTAAAATAGGTGTGTGGGGAGCAGTTATTGGAATGGTCCTATCATTTGCTCTCTATGGATTTTTATTCACACGTGTTTTGCCAAAGGTTTTATATTCTAAATGGTTTTATGTCATCGTTATGATAGCTTATGTAATTTTAACTGGTTTTTTTGTGCTAGTATTTCTATTTGATAAAAACCCATTTTTTGTAGCAACTCCATTACAAAATAATCTAATATTAATTGGATGTATTGCTGTTTTTATTATTTGGTCTTTATATGCTAAAACTTGGATAACCATTCTTATCCCATTTATTATGTCAGTAGGACCAATGGGTGCTCGCTTTGTTCCTCCAGAAATTAATGAGGATCCAATTTTTATAACGATAGCAATTGTTATCCTTCTCCCGATAACAATTGCTGGATTTTATTTTCTATACCGAAAGGAAAAAGCATAAAGAGTTAAGACTTTTTGTATTGTTGTTTTCTTAACCAATTTGGAAATTCTAAATCTAATTAGGCAAATTGATGAATATGCTGTAAATAAGATATTGAATGTCCAATAACATGGAATTTTGCTAGATGTAAAAAGAAATGGGGGAAAGAAATGGGACAATTTACACAAGCAATATTAGGGGATAACTTTTCAATTATTGTTATTCGTTTGGTTATTGCCTTAATTTTGTCAGGAATCATTGGCTTTGAAAGAGAATGGAATAATCATTCAGCAGGTTTTCGTACACATATTCTCGTAGGTATAGGTTCTTGTCTCATGATGCTCTTATCCTTGTATGGATTCTTACATTTTCTAGAAACATATGATAATGTACGATTTGATCCTGCACGAATCCCGTCATATGTAATTAGTGGGATTGGATTCCTTGGTGCTGGAACGATTATTGTTTATGGTGGTACTATACGCGGTTTGACGACTGCAGCTTCTATATGGGCAGTAGCAGGAGTAGGGCTTGTTGTTGGAGCTGGGATGTATGGGCCAGCACTTGTAGCAACTATTATCATTTTAGTAAGTCTTGTTCTATTAAATCGAATTGAAAAAGCATTTCAATCCAGAAAAAAGACAACGCGAATTGAAATGGTTGTTGAACAGGAATTGGATGTATCAGAGCTGATAAAAATACTAGAATCACATCGAATTACGCTAGCAGATTTGGAAGTAGAGAAAATGAATAATCATTTAAGAACCATTTTTATTAAAATAAATAACGTAGAAGATAAAAAGCTGTTAGAATTATTTGAAGCCATTTCTAAGCTCGATTCCGTAAATCATGTAGCAAGACTAGTGGGATAGTGAGTGAGACATTTGAAAGATTAAGAGAGTATTAAAAAGCCGCCAGTATCAGGTACTGGCGGCTTCACGAAATTTGCGGCGAAAGACCATGGGGTTCACATCCGCATGTAATACGTTGTCCTTCGTCTTATGCAAATCAGCTCATCGCAGAGATAAGTATAGCATTATTTTGGTTAAATTGCTATACCACTTATATTCTTAATAATACTCTTTGTTGTTTCCCTGTAAAATAACTGCATACTACAGCTTTACATATAAGTATCCTATCCATAGTTCATAAATATACGCTATAAACTGATTAAGAATTACAAAGGGCAGACTACTGCTCTTTTTTTTATGAATTTTCCTTTTAACAGATAGTACCTTTAGTCCCTGTCTAGTCCATATTTATTGCATGCAATTAAATAAATATAATTCTTCTTGATTTTTATACTTACTCAGTATATACTTACATAGTAAATATTTACTGAGTAAGTAAAAGAGGAAGGTAGTGAGTTATTATTTGAAGGAATTTATTATTGATTATCAATGGGAATTATTTATTTTTGCAGAAATTATTTCTTGGTTATCTTTGGTTTTATTTTTGCTTATACGATATGCATTTCGACGTTTTTCTATAAGTATTTTATTTCTAATGTCTTTCTTGGTAGCAACAATATTCGAGGTGGTTCTAGCTATATTTGATTATCAAGAAACAGGAGAAATTGCCACCTTTCAAATAATTATTTTTGTTTTTATTCTTTATGCGTTCACATTTGGAATTGGAGATTTCAAAAAAATGGATCGTTATTTAAAAATTAAAATTGGAAAATGGCAAGGGAAAGATCTGTTGACGGAAAAAGATAAACACATGATGAAACAAAACAAGAACCCAGCTTATCTTGCGAGAAAATATCGGCGAACTTGGGCAGCACATGCCGTTATTTTTATTGTGGTACATTTATTGTTTTGGATATTCAACCGCTTACCAGAAGAATCGTTCCTCGCGTTTTTCACACAGGTTAGCTGGATAACGGAATCTGAAGTTTTTCGTGAACCATTTGTTAACCAGATAAGCGCAATTTGGAAAATTATTTTCTTCGTCGATACAATTTGGTCATGGTCTTATACACTATTTCCAGACAAACCTAGTCAACAAAAGGAAAAGGAGAATGATATATGATTGAAGTGACAGATTTACAACGAGAGTTTCAGGGTGGAGAAGAAAGCCTCCAAGTATTAAAGCATGTACAATTATCTATTTCTACTGGAGAGTTTGTTGCCATTATGGGGCCAAGTGGTTCTGGTAAAAGTACCTTACTACAGCTACTCGGTGGTCTGGATACACCTACAAAAGGAGAAGTGCGTATCAACGATATTGCTCTACATGAACTTTCAGAGAAAGAACGAACATTATTCCGTCGTCGCAATATCGGGTTCATTTTTCAAAACTATCAACTTCTCCCAATGTTAACCGTAGAGGAAAATATTGCTTTTCCCTTGGACGCGGACAATGTTCCACAAGTGGAAATAAAATCACGTGTGAATCGGTTACTAAAAGCAGTGGGATTAGAAGGTAAAGGCGATATGTTTCCAAATGTGCTAAGTGGTGGACAACAGCAGAGAATTGCTATTGCTAGAGCTTTGTCAAACCAGCCTCGCATCGTATTAGGAGATGAACCAACAGGAAATCTCGATCGAAAAACTGGTACAACTATTTTAAATCTGCTTTCTAAAATGCATCAGGAAGAAAAACAAACCATCGTTATGGTTACTCATGATATTTTTGCTGCAGGATATGCAGACCGTGTCATTATGTTGAAAGACGGGAGAATAGAAGCGGAAATAGAACGAGAGGAGGCTAATAAAGATGAACTCATGGCGAGTTTCTTGGCGGAACTTAATGCGTAAAAAATGGCGTTCCTTTTTAACGCTTTTAGCTATTATTCTTGGAGTAGCTGCAACGGTTTCAGCCTTTGCTATGGTTCAGAGTACTCAAAGTATTATCTCTGATTATGCAAGCCAAGGTCAGGGCAATACTGATTACTATGTATTTAGCCAGCAAGGTTGGACAGACACCGATTATATTAATCAGCTTTCCGAAGAGCATGTAATAGAAGAAGTATTGGGTCAATCAGATCAGCGATTAATATTGGATAAAGAAATATGGAAGAAAGAAAACGCTCAACTAGATGTCCAGGCAATGGGCATCAATGATTTAGAAAACGCGATTTATGATATTATCGTGTTGGATGGAACATTAGATGGGAACGGTCTTGTGATCGATGAACGTACAGCTGAGCTGTGGAATGTAGAGGTCGGTGATGAAATCAACTTTTCGCTGCATGCTCAAGAAACTGAAGAAAGCGTTCAGATACAAGTAGATGCTGTGGTGGAAAATACAGTTCTACTGACAAATCCGCAAAGCTGGGAAGAAGCAGAAAATAACGAATGGCATGTGTTCATAGGCTTAGATACGCTACAAGCATGGACAGATACAGAAGGACAAGCAAAACAGCTACTTGTACTGGGAGCAGAGGGTATCTCACATGAACAACTAGGGAATCATTTGAGAGATTTCTTTCCAGCTGAAGAGAATATGATTGTCCAGCCAGCTATAGTGGATGAGAGTCAAATTGCAACTGGGTTTGAAGAATTATATGCGAGTTTATACGTCGCTGGTGGTTTAAGTCTACTAATTAGTGCGTTTATTCTATATAACACGCTGTACATCAGTGTAGTAGAACGCCGAAAAGAATTTGCCTTAATGAAAGCAGTTGGTTATACACCAGGGCAAACACGCGGATATATTTTAAGAGAAGTCTTTATTCTCTCACTCATGGGAACAGCTTTGGGACTCGGAGTTGGAGTATTACTCTCCTATGGTTTTATGGAGCTTCTTTCAGAAGTATTTACAAATGTTTTATATGAATTAAAAATAGGAATACCGCTACTCATTGCCGCTGGTGCCGGATTGGTAATTCCAATTATCGCAGCATGGGTTCCTGTTATGAAGGCTTCCAACACAGAGGTAACAGATGTGTTTCGAGAAACCATTAGCAAATCAGAGAGAAAACCAACCTTCTTTTTAATTATAATAGGAATGCTTTTACTAATTCCTGGATTTTTTTGGGATGATATGCTAGCCTTTTTACCTTTGTTTATCGGTATTGCAATTCTGTTTCCATTCCTATTTAGTTCAATAATATGGCTGTTGCTGCCTGTTTCTAAACTATTGTTTCAACGAGCCGGAAAATTTTCTGCTCGTAACTTAAATCGTCAAAAATTGCGGACAGCATTAACAGCAGCTATTTTAAGTTTCGGAGTAACACTACTTGTCTTTCTCAGTTCAATGGCTTTATCTGTAAGTGATAGCATGTCTAAATTAATTGAAGAAACAATTGGTGGAGATGTATGGATTACTTATGATGATTCTATTTCAGAAGAAACATTCCATACCTGGCAAGATATTAAAGGTGTAAAAGACGCAGTAACTTACTCAGCATCTTCATTGCTTTGGCATGTAGATAAAGAAGAAAAGGATATGCGAGTTATGAATGTAAACAGTGTTACCGCAGAAAGAATGGAAAACTTCCCTGTTTTTCAGTATAATCAAGGTTATGAGCAATTGTTGCGTGATTTAGAAGAATCAAATACGATAGCCCTAGGAAGGGAAGCTTTTGAACAATGGGGCGGAGATATCGGTAATACGTTGACAGTAGAAACAGTAGATGGCACAAGGGACTGGACAGTAGTGGGGCTAGTCGATACATCTCGTAATGGAGGATATGTCGGTTTTATCCATGATGAACAGATGGAAAAGCAACTCGGTTTTAATGATCAAAACGAGGCCCTTTTATTAGCGGAAAATGATACGTCATCCTCTATCAAAACAGCAATTATATCAGAAGAGGATGCTTCGCTTGCAACTGTTAAAACAGCGGAAGAACAAATAGATGCATTTCAGCAGCAGACAGAGGATATCTTTTTCATATTAAATGTTTTGATTATCTTTGGAATGGGAATTGCCGGCATCGGTATCGCGAATACACTGTTGATGAGCACGATTGAACGGGTTCCTGAGTTCGGTACAATGAGGGCTATTGGCAGCACAAAATGGCAAATACAAAAGACCATTTTAAGTGAAGCATTCTTTATTGGAACAGGAGCAGCCATCATTGGTAGCGTGATAGGAATAGGAATTATGTTCCTAACATCTGTGCAGGAGAGTGACTTTATGTTAGATATTCCTTTCCGTATTTCCTGGTTGTCTATCCTGTTAGCATTTGTTTTCTCTATCTTAGTAAGTGTGCTCGCTTGTATCCTTCCTGCACGACGAGCAGCAAAAGTTAATATTAGCCGCGCATTGCGGTATGAGTGAGTTGAGTGAGCGATGTCTGTAAAACATGCGATGTTAGCATTATTATATGAGCAGCCCCACCATGGGTACGAAATTAAAACCGGTTTTGATGATCTTGTTCAAAAAAAGTGGCCTCTAAACCCTGGGCAAGTCTATACAACACTTGATCGATTAGAGCGGGACGGGTTAGTGGATTCTCCTGGATCAGATGAAAAAGACCGGAAAATATACAAGATTACGGATGCAGGAAAAAAAGAATTCATGGATTGGCTGTATACTCCAGTCGAATATTCATTATTAAAGAATACCTTTTATTTTAAATGGTTATGCTCCCAAAAAGTAGATGTCGGTCAAGAAAAAGAAATGGTGGAGCATCAACGGAAAACAATTATTAAAAACATTTTACAGCTGACCAAATTTAAACAACAGCTAGAAGTGGAAAATGAACAAGAAAATATGCAATTGTTAGTAGAAGGCGCCTTACTTCATTTGGAAGCAGACTTAAAATGGCTGGATATGATTAAGAAAAAATAAGTATTTACCAAAGTTAGATTTCAAAGAAACTTGCAATATAGTATGTAATTAAATATTTAGCTTATTAAACCCAATTGTTCTTTGATCAATTGGGTTTCTTTTTTGTGTCTTTGGCAATAGCTTGATTACTGGTGAAATAATTCAACTAAGATAATAAATTTCAAAAAAACATACGAAACTCCTTGCACTTCACGTTACGGAAGCATTTATACTTAACTTATAAAGGAGTTGGTTCAAATGTATACCATCGGTGAATTTGGAGCAAAAACCGGATTTTCAACAAGGACGTTACGATTTTACGAGGAGCTTGGAATTCTTTATCCAAGTAAAAGAAATGAGAGCGGTCATCGATTATATGGCTTGGAAGAACTTGCCACTTTACAGCGTATTCAATCATTAAAGTTTATTGGTTACTCGCTTCAGGAAATTAAAGAAATGTTAGATAAAGAAGAGATTACTTTAGAAAACTTTGCAGATTCTCTACCTGTCCAAAGAAAAGTCTTAGTGCACAAACGTGAAGAAATAGACTCGGCCATTGCAGCTATTGATCAAGTACAAGAGCTTTTAGATGATGATTTTCCATTAGATTGGACTGTTCTCACTTCACTACTTCATGGAATGGAATTTGAAGAAGAACAAAAGGCTTGGATGCAAGAGCATTTTCCAGATGATTTTGCATCGTTTTTCACTGATATATCAAAAGAAGAGCGCAAAAAATTAGATAGAGAATGGCTTTCTATCCTAGCTGATGTAAAAAAGTTGATGAGAGAAAATATTCCTCCGCATGCTCAAGAGGCACAACAAGTTCTTTATGATATCAATGAATTATTCCTTAAAATGGTTCCAGAGAATGTCATTGTAGAAAATATTGATAAATGGGAAAAACAATTAGAATCTGCTGAAGCTGACGATTTTATCGCTCCAACCTTCTGGTCAAAAGAGGAAGAAGCCTATATGGAGGATATAGCAAAAGTCATGGAAGAAAATTATAAGGAAGAGAAGTAATCTAAAAATCATCCTCAAAGTTAGATTTTCTACTCTAACTTTCGAGGTTCAGTACCTTATTGGAGTTGTCGGTTTTATTTGTTAGCTGGTGTTTTGTTGCTCGTTGGAAGCATAATTAACAATGATGAATTTCGTGAGTTCATATAGGAAGAGGCAAAGATATTTCCATCATTTAAAGCGTAGTTTCAAATAATATTTAAGCCTTCGCTTATGGTATAGTTGAGCTAAGAGAATACAGAAAGGAGATTTTATTATGAACGGTAAGTCCATTTATAAAGTTTGGGTTAAAGCATGGAATGAGGATATAAATGTGCTTGATGAAATAGTAGAT contains the following coding sequences:
- a CDS encoding FtsX-like permease family protein is translated as MNSWRVSWRNLMRKKWRSFLTLLAIILGVAATVSAFAMVQSTQSIISDYASQGQGNTDYYVFSQQGWTDTDYINQLSEEHVIEEVLGQSDQRLILDKEIWKKENAQLDVQAMGINDLENAIYDIIVLDGTLDGNGLVIDERTAELWNVEVGDEINFSLHAQETEESVQIQVDAVVENTVLLTNPQSWEEAENNEWHVFIGLDTLQAWTDTEGQAKQLLVLGAEGISHEQLGNHLRDFFPAEENMIVQPAIVDESQIATGFEELYASLYVAGGLSLLISAFILYNTLYISVVERRKEFALMKAVGYTPGQTRGYILREVFILSLMGTALGLGVGVLLSYGFMELLSEVFTNVLYELKIGIPLLIAAGAGLVIPIIAAWVPVMKASNTEVTDVFRETISKSERKPTFFLIIIGMLLLIPGFFWDDMLAFLPLFIGIAILFPFLFSSIIWLLLPVSKLLFQRAGKFSARNLNRQKLRTALTAAILSFGVTLLVFLSSMALSVSDSMSKLIEETIGGDVWITYDDSISEETFHTWQDIKGVKDAVTYSASSLLWHVDKEEKDMRVMNVNSVTAERMENFPVFQYNQGYEQLLRDLEESNTIALGREAFEQWGGDIGNTLTVETVDGTRDWTVVGLVDTSRNGGYVGFIHDEQMEKQLGFNDQNEALLLAENDTSSSIKTAIISEEDASLATVKTAEEQIDAFQQQTEDIFFILNVLIIFGMGIAGIGIANTLLMSTIERVPEFGTMRAIGSTKWQIQKTILSEAFFIGTGAAIIGSVIGIGIMFLTSVQESDFMLDIPFRISWLSILLAFVFSILVSVLACILPARRAAKVNISRALRYE
- a CDS encoding PadR family transcriptional regulator, coding for MSVKHAMLALLYEQPHHGYEIKTGFDDLVQKKWPLNPGQVYTTLDRLERDGLVDSPGSDEKDRKIYKITDAGKKEFMDWLYTPVEYSLLKNTFYFKWLCSQKVDVGQEKEMVEHQRKTIIKNILQLTKFKQQLEVENEQENMQLLVEGALLHLEADLKWLDMIKKK
- a CDS encoding MerR family transcriptional regulator; this encodes MYTIGEFGAKTGFSTRTLRFYEELGILYPSKRNESGHRLYGLEELATLQRIQSLKFIGYSLQEIKEMLDKEEITLENFADSLPVQRKVLVHKREEIDSAIAAIDQVQELLDDDFPLDWTVLTSLLHGMEFEEEQKAWMQEHFPDDFASFFTDISKEERKKLDREWLSILADVKKLMRENIPPHAQEAQQVLYDINELFLKMVPENVIVENIDKWEKQLESAEADDFIAPTFWSKEEEAYMEDIAKVMEENYKEEK